A single Populus alba chromosome 7, ASM523922v2, whole genome shotgun sequence DNA region contains:
- the LOC118050528 gene encoding myb family transcription factor PHL6 — MNHHAVGETSKGVTQPFCTTLFPIQNSLSSKPDCQASLTGESSSPRPSPLIRTESLGSPSKMQLSTAQHQMYCLKFGPDSPLSPTSLVQSSKSTFQRSSVFCTSLYLSSSSISETNRQLGNLPFLPHPPTYSHSVSATDSTKSPLLFSEDLSNQYDQEHSAAFMKDFLNLSGNASEGSFHGMNYTGDNLELTEQLELQFLSDELEIAITDHGENPGLDEIYATPETSSKPATGFPSVDALSSHPSPGSSTAHKPRMRWTPELHERFVEAVNKLDGAEKATPKGVLKLMNVEGLTIYHVKSHLQKYRLAKYLPEKKEEKKASCSEEKKVASINIDGDVKKKGTIQITEALRMQMEVQKQLHEQLEVQRTLQLRIEEHARYLQKIIEQQNAGSALLSPKSLSSSTNPPKDSELPPPSPAAVAEAKTDLSSPLPSSKHKAADSDDFEKQTSEKRIRVEEKSESASEDAVVEDPPV; from the exons ATGAATCATCATGCTGTCGGTGAGACCAGTAAAGGAGTCACACAACCATTTTGCACAACCTTATTTCCAATCCAGAATTCTCTTAGCAGCAAACCAGATTGTCAAGCTTCATTGACAGGTGaatcttcttctccccgccCGTCCCCGTTGATACGGACAGAATCTCTCGGTTCTCCAAGTAAAATGCAACTGTCTACAGCCCAACATCAAATGTATTGTCTGAAATTTGGACCAGACAGCCCTCTTTCCCCTACTTCCCTTGTCCAAAGTTCTAAGAGCACATTTCAACGCTCTTCTGTCTTCTGTACAAGTTTATACCTGTCATCTTCATCGATCTCTGAAACTAATCGACAGCTCGGAAATTTGCCGTTTCTCCCACATCCTCCAACATACAGCCACTCCGTTTCCGCCACTGATTCAACAAAATCTCCTCTGCTTTTCAGTGAGGATTTAAGCAATCAGTACGACCAGGAGCATTCAGCTGCTTTTATGAAAGACTTTCTTAATTTGTCTGGAAATGCTTCTGAGGGAAGCTTTCATGGTATGAACTATACAGGTGACAATTTAGAACTAACAGAGCAATTGGAGCTGCAGTTTTTGTCTGACGAACTTGAAATAGCTATCACAGACCATGGAGAAAACCCCGGGCTTGAT GAAATATATGCAACTCCTGAAACTTCATCAAAACCAGCCACAGGATTTCCTTCTGTTGACGCACTTTCAAGCCACCCCTCCCCTGGTTCATCCACTGCACACAAGCCAAGGATGAGATGGACGCCTGAGCTTCACGAACGCTTTGTAGAGGCTGTCAATAAGCTTGATGGGGCTGAAA AGGCTACTCCAAAGGGTGTGTTAAAGCTTATGAACGTCGAAGGTCTGACCATCTATCATGTGAAAAGCCACTTACAG aaATACCGACTTGCCAAGTATTTGCCGGAGAAGAAGGAAG AGAAGAAAGCTTCTTGCTCTGAAGAAAAGAAAGTGGCTTCAATCAACATTGACGGTGATGTGAAGAAAAAAGG GACAATTCAAATCACTGAAGCTCTTCGCATGCAAATGGAAGTCCAGAAGCAGCTACATGAACAACTTGAG GTACAGAGAACTCTGCAGTTACGGATAGAGGAACATGCTAGGTATTTGCAAAAGATAATAGAGCAGCAGAATGCTGGCAGTGCCTTACTTTCTCCCAAAAGCTTGTCATCATCAACCAATCCACCTAAAGATTCTGAGCTTCCACCTCCTTCCCCGGCAGCTGTTGCTGAGGCTAAAACTGACTTGTCATCACCCCTGCCTTCATCAAAGCATAAAGCAGCTGACAGTgatgattttgaaaaacaaacatccGAGAAAAGGATCCGTGTTGAAGAAAAGTCAGAATCAGCATCAGAAGATGCTGTGGTTGAAGATCCTCCTGTATAA